CACTGATAAAGTTGAGGCGATGTAGGTGTTTTGAAAAGCCCTAATCTCCTGGTTTCTCTcaactgaaaaatttttgccCAAGTATCCAGTTTGGCCTGAGTTTcattaattttcaaaagagcTGGGAGATAATTCCATGAAGCCATTTCTACATTTGCATCTAGCAAATGTTCAAGTATCTCACATTCATGAGAAAATGAAGATTTTAGTGGTGCCATTAATGGATGGTGAAATTTTGTATCATTCGTTTGACTCAGTTTATGAATTTGAGGTAGAAGTTCTTCcagattgttttgttttaacgtaCCAAAGGCGGACAGTTTTTCATAactacaaaagaaacaaactggTTATGACATTGTATCTTGttatgttagaaaaaaaattaatgtacAATTCCATTAGCTCAAGTCTGGCAGAAGCAAATTGAGCAAGTTGGCCAAGTAGATGAACAACAAGCAAATCTAGTTGTGTAACTTTTGAGAACTCTTCTGTCCGTCTACATTCCATTCTTAAAGTATCATAGGCAGATTTCAATGAGTTCTCTTTCCTTAGGAAAGATTTTGGCACAAGAAACAAGAGAGCCATGTATGATTTTTCAGTTGTAGCAAGTTGAGATAAGGTTCCCATGAGATAAGGCCAGATGCCATTTTGATTCTTATTTGTGTCACGTTCCCTATCCTGCATACATATTTCAATGTAGTGTGAATAGCATCTTTAACATTAGACATGTTAACAGAAATCTTCTAAGAAACggaaatgtaaaataaaaaaaaatacgtactACAGCATCTTTGCATTTATCGAACGAAGACTGAGCTAAGCCATTGAAATAGGTCTGAAGGAAATTTTCTTCCCTGTTGGTTGTTGCAAGATCTGCCATTTTCTGGCCATTTCCTTGATGAGAGTTTTCACTGTTTGTAAATGTTCTTTATAGGTTGCAAGCTATAGGAGTGACTGAAAATATGAGATAATGGCCAAAGTATTAGGGAGTGCCTAAAACAGTAAAATAGGTTTTCGACTAAAACGTGAAACTCAAAGTGGAGTTCAAATTGTTGTTCTGCGATTTAGACGCTTTAGGcctttttggcaaaaaaattaataaatagaaaaatatcgTTGCAAGAAAATTTTGGGAAACAAGCGAAACGGTGACGGAAAGCCGCCCTCTTTTGTCAAATATTCAAAGGCACTATTAACATGCGACTATATATGCAAGACTCCTAAGCCTATACACTTCCATTTCAACTTCAACTGTTGAAAAGTATTCGTGGGGTTATGCAACATTTGCTAGATCATCGCCAACCCGCTCAAAAAAAAGTACGAGAGGTGGTAGAAAATATAGCTTGTGCTAATGCCTCTTGGATAAGCCGAAATATTAGAATATTGTTGTAGTTCACGAACGCCTTCAATTTCGGTGAATGTATTGTATGTTCTAGTAATACCTGAGACTCTATGTAGCCTATTGCTGTTCTCAATACTCTTCTTCTTGAATCCAGCGCCTTACTATGCTTTCCGTGCAAATAACCTAAGTACGTACATACGTAAATTTTATGAAACACCATGCCATTGCTATTTTCTTAGTAGCAAAAGAACGACAAGCTTTTTCTGCATGCGGCTCTATGCAATACAATATACTAATAGTTCATTGAGGCAACAGAAAACACGTTGATAAAGTGAAAGCCGTCAACCGTATATTTATTAATTGCAAGAGGGCCGGagcagagagaaaaaaaattctttcagtATTTACAATACACAACAAGAGTGGAGACAATCGAACGTAAGAACCCGTCGATCATGTCATCCAAATCGAAAAACCCAGCccctatttgaaaaaaatattacagaGTACAGAGACGGGTTGAATGATGAATGTTGTAACAGccatctaaaaaagaaatttgacaataaaacaaaagaaatcaaagacaaAACCCTTCTCTATAACGTTATTCGACAAATAacgagaataaaagaaaagccgtTTTCTACAGAGATATGAAAAAGGACGGTCTCCAGGAAATTTGCAATACACACTTAtgcacaatttttgttttgagtggaaaaaagaaaaagaaaaagaaaaaaattaaaagaaaaaaaaaatgttgatctCTGTTTTActgattgaaaaattaaataaactCTGTCATGGTTGGTTCGGCTACACAAGCTTTTTGACATGTTGTCCAATGGTCTCTTTATTATATAGGTCACCCAACGACCCGACGCCATTCGAATTCACACGCACACGTTCACgcacacaaataataataataaaaaaaaacacatacatacacaaaCCTTCCCTAGCACACGCAGTTTGGTTTACATTCTTTCTACaaggaaaagcaaaacagcGTAGAGACCCACCCCAACATGGTTGCTGTCCAACAATGCTTTTCTCTCTAATGTTTTGATAATTACAAAATAATCTAGACTGTGTGAAACTGGGAAGAGCCATTTTAAAGAAAGACACATTTGAAGAATGAAAtgcagagaaaaagaaaaagagacagacCAGGGCCCACttgcaaatgaaaataaaaacgagcggaaaacaaggaaaaacaaacataaacgaaaagaatgtcCAAGTAATAGCCAAATTGACAGAAAAAGGAGCGGTCATATACATTCACGGACAACATCCCAAACTGCGTTCAAACTATGTAAAAGACGGGTGAACGCAGTAGGGAGATGACGGCGCCATCACCGAAGATGCTCGAAAATGACGTCAATTCCACTCCCCGTAGTAAGACGCTCGCGACGGCGCTGCAATTGGGACATAACTGCGCGGTATCGGCAAGCGGCCGTAGATGCGGGAGTAAGCCGAGTCTGTGAGCTCTGTTTCTAAAAGCGGCAAtaaaaacagttttaaaaaattgattgtggatttcaaaaaattgaattaataTCGTCGAGAAGTAAAGTTCATTATGTTGTGTCTAGAGTTCATCGTTTCCTTGCACCCCGAGCCTGCTATATTTATGCTTTCAATCTGACAGCTTTTCTATAGTCAGACAAAACAAGGGCTGCCCATCGGATATTTACAAGATGTTATTCACTGTAGCCATAAACAAAATAGGTTGCTACTTTAGAAACGAGTAACATATCCATAAAAACAGCAACCGCCTGCTATTTTTTCCGTTTGACACGAAGACTATTCATATCACTGGTTGCAAGAATGTACGATCGAAGCGAGAGCAAAATACGttgcaaataaaaatgacaaaTAGAATGCTGCACAGTCTCAGATaactaaagaaaacaagacaaagacagaaggaaagagagagaagcaaCTTTGTCGCAATGCCTTACcagcaataacaaaaaaaatacagcgGAGAGAAAGTAGCCCAACAACCTGGTCATGCATCCCAATAACACTCCCATTCTGCTGCGTCTGGTCgagcaataaacaaaaaagagagaaagaatttGATCACCCATCGATTCACAAAATCGTGGtaacagtttttgttttcattttgtaagaTGCCGTCATGAAGAACACAGCTGGAAGCTGAGCGGAAGAAAgtacagattttttttttctttacattttttaggAAAAATAAGTCTTCATGTCTAAACGGCAGTCAACGAGTAACGGAAAATAGCCATAATGGTCACAACATAGCGGTTACTGATTTTCGTACGAGCGAAAAGCAACCGAATGTAGGATGACGTGAAGACATTATGTGGATGTACCGTTGGGAAATGTTGCCATCTCGGTTGCGGTCGTCGGTTGTCGTCTTTGTGGATATGTAGGTAGCGAACGTAAGGAAATATAAGGAACATATAGgaatggaatgaaaaaaaataaggggaaaAATAAGAGggtaaaaagaaggaaaggaGTAGGGTGGCGTCAGTGACTTCGATTTTTTAGCTGTACGGTGTGCTGAGGGTGCGGATGTTTGCCACAGCTTTCTTGTACGTCTTGATCGTCGTGGCCGTGTCTGTCAGCGTAATATAGAAGAAGTACATGTCAAAGCTGGCCGATTTTGCACTATTTTGTCAGGTTTCATGAGCGCAAATCGACAAGGATGTAGTCAACACAATTTTCATTGCGATTAAAATAGAATACTGAAAAGTCATTGGTACAGGATCAAGTTAGACTAGAAACTACATCTAAACTTCAGTTCGGAACCGGGTAGTATCAGCTTGTCATTCTGAGCGACCCTTTTATAGTTTTGTCCGAACCGAGAGTCCATAAAAAGAAGTTATAGGTCGATAGATGAATGCCAAATacagagtgagagagagagaaagaaacgaagaaagatGAATGGCTAGTCAAGAGCTGAAAGACTTTCTATTCGGGGTAGAATCCAAAGGTACGGTATGGGAATGGGAAAGGACTCACCTGGGCTGTATCCGTGTAATTGGGATGGATGGGAAGGTACCCACGACGTAGGATTGCGTTCGAAAGGATAAGCTTTCCATAACCGGTGGATATCGGGTGTGACGCTGCTCTGCAGCGAGGCTGTGCGTTTCGCGTacgaaaaatgggaaaaagcaAGGGAAATgagatcaataaaaaaaaaaggaaaccaagTCTCGAGCTTTGACGATTTCCTTTCTCACggtcgccatttttctttaagcaTTCCAGCAGTCTTTGTTATCCCACATGACTCCCTTTATTGAAAAttggcaatttttttgtttgtattccttccccctttttttcgtttgtctactttgattttaaaaacagcGACCGTGCGGATGGAAACGACGAGGCTGTGTAGGTGGACGCCAACCATAGGAAAGGGAAAGTTCGTTTCACGTTAGGGAATATAATaatgaatgtaaaaaaaaaaatatcgtgaTTCAGTGCGACACCATAAGACCATAAAACGTGTCACCCAGGTATAAAAAGATGCGTTGTGGACGTTCAGCTAGTTTTATAAACAGTTTTGtgcaatgggaaaaaaaaaaataggcgtCAAAACCAATTACCCATTCCACTGTCGAAGCTTCGCGAATGCCACATTTGATGGGCCTGCATGGGATGTCCGTGGGACAAGGCGGCCTGGTATGTGCCTACGTGAGGAGTCATCTTCATCTTGATTTCAGTTCCACTCTCTTTGACCGGCTCCTTCGTGTTCTTGTTCTTGACAAAGTTGGAGACGCGAGCACGTAGACCGCAGTAATAGGGATCGTCTGTTCAatcgggataaaaaaaaaagaaaaaaaaaagcacgaaTAATGAAACCATGATTTCATGAACGGgggaaaaaagtaaacaaaaataaataaatgaaaaagaaaaagtgcaaCGACCCATACACAATTGATTCACAAAGTACAAAAGATACGGTAAAAAGAGAGAGGTTCACTGTCCCGTCCTTGCCAAGTCATCATTAACGAGTGGAAAGCTGCCCTGCGTCATTATCGCGGTAGCTAGTACCTTTACGAAACCAATCCGttcgtcacacacacacacacatgcatcAGTGAAAGTGCCTCTGTCCAGATTGGACATCGACACAACATGTTGCCACACGCGAAATTGCTACCGGCACTGAGTATCCAATCACGCCAATGTTGAGGGGAACAAAGCCGCAACACCTCGACACGGTTGTTGGATCGTTTGTTCATTAATACTAGGGTACGCACTTGCGGCGCTGATGATTCGTTGTACTTAATTGTAGAAACTCTCACCGTATTTTTTGTCGGTCGACAATAGCTTTTCCTTGCTGGGACGGGTTGTGGCAAAGGCTTTGTATCCGTTCTCGTCAATCTCGTCGTAATCcggctgcaaaaaaaaatcaaggattttttcgttaaatacgcaatacaaaatcaaaatttttttaatcacgGCTCACTCACTTTTGGAATGTTGGAGCCATAGATGCCATTATCGCGTGGTGGCAGCTTTGGTGGTTTGTCGCCACGTTTAGTACCAACGACGCCGTTAGAATTGGCCGGAGCGGAACCGCTTCCGTTGTTGCTGTTGCCGTTGTGCGACGAGCTGCCGCTCGAGCCGCTGCCAGCCACACTGTACGGGTCCTCGTCGGGGATCGGGATGCGCGGTCGGTTGCGGATGTCGTTGCGCTTACTAACAGGTGGCATCTTTGATTTGAGCATATCCATGGCCACAATGTTGACGATCATGACCCAGCAAGGACAGTTGAGCAGCTCCATATCGTTCTTGGCGAAGGCAATGGCCGTGATGCATTGCATCTCCAACTTGCGGCGGTCCGGGTAGGCGCGTTTCAGCTCGCGGGACACGTTCTGCTGGAACTTTTTCATATCAAACAGCTGCGCGACGATGGAATCGTGACGAGAATAGCAACGaaatcaaggaaaaagaacggAAGAACAAACGGAGATTAGTTTCACAGTACGACAGATGGCTCTGAATGTTTCTTTTACCAGGTAACCCTTGCCGAATTCCAAAGCTCCTTGCGGCAGCTTAAGGATGTCGTTGCCGATGCCGTTCTCATCTGAAGTGTTCTTGATGTAGATGTTGCTCTTGGAGACGCGCTTGATGTGGATGTTGCCTTTCTCGTCCATGCGCACCTTGGCGCCCTCGCCGATTTGACGCTTGGCCTCCTCGGTCCGGTTGTCGCGCATCGGGTTGTCGAAACCGTTCAATCCGATCCTATACGAATGAAGGGCAAAAAGCGAAAGGACGAATTAATATCAATACAGGCCTCCCGCTTATACGAGCACATTTAATCATTTTGTAAATCAAATTGCTGAACCGAAAGTTCCACCGTTATCATCAGCTGTGGCAttctttggtttttatttcttatttttttccatttggcTGCATCTCGATTTGTGTGTCAATGGAACGTGGGGGCCTGGaaaggctctttttttttccttataaGGCCGTCACCTGGCGCGCGTCGCGTAGGCATCTGCTGCTAGCCCGGCAGATATTTCTCGCGTTTTACCGTGGCTGTCTCGCGTTTTGGCTGGATGCCAcggttttctttctcttcaatgcGCAGGATCCCGTTTGACACATTTGGTTACACGTACACGAATCCGTGTAAAGCGGAGAAAAATGGGTCACTTTGGCCAAGTGAGCGCGCAACAAATAGATCAACGCGCAGTGCGTGCAGCGGAACAAGCTGGTGAAAAGAGTTGGCTCTATTGCGTAGTTGTCACTCGAGTGTGGTGAATGCCCAATCGTATGTACATTTAGCGCGATTCGAtggaaaggaaaggaaaaaaaaaaaaaaaaacgcagacACGAGAGAAATGTCGAGAATCAACTTTCGCCCCCTCGAGCTTGATTCTTCAGCGATGAGGGGACGGATAACGACCGTGTACTCACGGGACGATTGAGGCTACGCGGAAGAAGTCGACTTCCCTATTTCACGTCATGGCGCAAGTGGCCGCCGTCCCTCTCGTCAtcagcaaagaaaaagtcggCAGCGCGTTTCACACGGTGCGCGCTTGCGCGTTTTGCTTGACCGCTCCTTCGATGACTGACTACCATCGCTGACCAACTTCATATCGCATGCAAACAACGATGGAAGCAAGAAATGGACACAGCGACAGCACAAGAAACGGAAGAGATAGACGCcactttttcttcctttaaatTCTTTGAATCGAAAGTTTGTTGGCCCTCTCTGCTTTTTGTTGATTGAAGGCTCGTTTACGCACTGGAGGTTCGGTCGGTTGGAAAATGATACGGCTGAGTAACGAGAGGTGATTGGCCAGGAATAAtatgcaaacaaacaaaaaaaaaaaagagaaaatgtagTGAAATGGTTACCGAAAACCGTCGAATCCATCGTCGCTTCCGTTAATCTGAATGGGAATGGCCCTGGCGTACGCTTTGGCCACACGACGATTGCGCTCCATGACGATGAGCTTGGCCCAGATTTCGTCGTCGATTTGATGCCATTTGTCCAGCACCTCTTGGATGTGATCctaatcaaatcaaatacaaaaataaacaacaaacgtCAATAAAGAATTTCAGCGCCAGCAAAATAAAACCACAAAATTTTCAAGATAATTCTATTAGCACCAGCCATGGATTTACAATCAAGCAGAGGCGCTGAATCGAATCGAGTCACGCTCCGTTGATTTAGAAAGTCTCAACAGAGAATTATTAACAACGGTCGTAAACGGATGCGATCAGTGACGATCACAATATTGAACGTCTTATACCCACCCttcgttcccttttttgtgcAACGAGAAATCGATATCGTCCGTGCATTGGAGAGGAgacaaacaatgaaaaacagaGGGAACGCAGCTTCCATCTTCACGATGCTCTTGTATGGCCATCACCCAAAAGTGAAATGTTTGAGGCACGCGTTGAAACATGAAGACATATTTCtgttcatctttctttttccccctttcaaaaataagaaagaagagatcGGAATCGACGATCCGTGAGCCATGACCGCCGTCCGGAGTCAACACGATCCCGAGCCACACAATAAAAGTTCCATCAAAACAAACATacagagagggaaaaaagcgtaaaaattgaagggaaataaaaaaaaaaaaaaaaaaaaagacaagagaagaATAGAAAATAAGGCAAAAGACGAGTATGCAcgtacaataaaaaaaaaaaaaagagagaagagagggAATCACGCGACGTGGCCCCAAAAAAAAGTCACACGGACTCGGCGCGTCCCTGACTCAGCAGTCAGCGCTCGTTcaagaaaacacgaaaaagtGAAAGGATCTTGGAAAAGAATATCTACAGCTAGTGCAAGTGTCTATCTTCTCTTTCTATTAAAGTCGATATCGGGGggtcgtgtaaaaaaaaaatggagaaataaaaaaaaaactaggggaaaacaagacacaaaAAACATGACTGCTGGGAAAGAAAACAGACGCGGACATGACTTTCGTTTCGTTCCGACACGTTCGAATGGCGCGCCAATTGCCAGGCAGAACCGCGAGATGTGGatgaagcaaaataaaataaaaagaaattgcctttttttcatATTGCTTCTAATGGTTTCTTGTGTTCTTTTCAAGTTGAAAAGGAAAGGCCAGAAGCTTTTCAGCTGGGTGGTAGCTAGATAGGGATAATAGTTCATCGTCacttgctttgtttttttttatttaacaggCTACCCACAGAACCGAGAAATATGACGCAATTTTGGGCCGGTAATGTTCATATATTTCTCGTCTGACGGAATCGCTTGGCTGCATGGAatatccatttaaaaaaaaaaaaaaggaaatacaacagaaaatgaaatgaaacgagaGACATAAGATTATCTTTCCACGCGATGCCCACTCTGTCCTTGGATagttgacaatttttttttttctcgtgacATTTCCCTGCTATTATTAcgcctctctttctctttttctttgtcgtcgttttttgtgtttttgttggattttgttgtttttcccccttccTTCCTCTGAACAGAATGTGTAATTAGATGAGCTCGGAAAGCTATACATCTATTCGGCTTCTTTGCTCTTCAATCTCCATTCTCTTCCGTGAAGTCGTGAACCTGACGCTTGACCCGCTTAAACATAAATACACGTCACAACCTCTTTGAGGGGGCAAAACCAAACACGAACGAAATCTACGGTTACTTCTAGAGTCTAGCCTCTACGAGGTCTCGAATGCGCAGTTCACATTTATAATACGCTACATAGTCATTTTCTGTCATCGAAGCATGACGAATAGGCAACGGATACGGGCGGAGGAGCGAGGATGGAAGTTGTAACTACCCAATTCCGTCATTTAGACCCTTTCACTTTCCACCATTTCCTGGTGTGCTTTATGAAAGGGCGCTTCGTTGTCGTCGGACACGAAAGCAAAACCATTCAACCTTCCAAGTTGACTTCCTCGTTTGTTCCCACCATAAGATCATTATCGTGTCTCTCAGTGTCTTTTGACTTTCCACATGGTTCATGAAGGAATTCAGCGTTTGTCCCTTGGCAATTTTCGGTTACCGAAAGTCATGCCATTTCCTCAGCGTTGTCGAGTTCGCTGCGCTATGGTTTGCCCATCGAAAGTACAAGTGGGTACcagattttaaaaatacctATAACCTTGATATTGAGAAATATGTCGACATTTCCTCTTGACCAACTGGCATCCATCAACTGTTGCGAGAAGTTTACACAAGCCGTTCCAGTAGGTTCTATGAACTCTGAACACGAAATGCCAAACACACAATTTCTCCCCCCTATTCTTCTCTATTTAActcgttttattttcctttagaCTACGCATTGCCACACAGAAATCAAAACACACGCATTACAACCCACCCACGTTCTTCTGCCTCCCACTCCCATGTTCCTGTCTATTGTGttgatttcaatattttctttttgaatgtgTGTTAACCTTCGCTGCGGAAGAAAGATCACCGACAAGAAGAAACACAACAAATTGCGGAGGTTACTGTTCTCGACGCGGGTCTTTGCAGCCCCCCCGCCATCAGCTTTAGATACGTGCATTAAAATCCCGGGACCCCCCccaccaaaagaaaatcctcCCTTCATCTTTTATCTCCATCTCCATCTCTCAGCCACCTACACAGATCTTTTCCCTAAGTGAAGTCGATTCACTATAGGAACACGTTGTACGTCTAACGTGTGTATAatctcgtgttttttttttctttcttcaaattttatttagtgAACGCGTACTATATTGCGCACACACAGCTTAGGAGGGGGGGTGTCCAACCGATGGCGGATCTTGACTTGGCAAGTGGAGGGGGGTCCTTCACGGTAGGTACATAATAACTACAATATACTATATGGCCAGATTtctcctcttttctcttctggAGTTCCACACAGGacgggggagagaaaaaaaaaaaaaaggtcacgCACGGggtggggggaaaaaaacgaacacaAAAATGTCGATTGTTACGTCGACCAGCACACAAAACACAACAAGGACCACTATATGGTACCATCATCTCTCTTTTtgactgcttttttttttctggtccTCTTGTTGTGTCTGCGTGTGTTATGCCGGCCTCTCAAAGTCAGACAAATAGATGCGAAGGCCCCGTATATATCAGATGGAGTTGAGCGattatttacgttttttacCTTTGCATAGACGTATTCACCCCCGTCGAGAGCCGAGGAGCTCTCCGCGTCCCCAACTAATAAACCTCTTTTCCACTCGTAAGTCATAAAAGTTTACGAGCTTTCTCTGGGAAATGTGAATAAGTAGACAGACACAATAAGGAGTGTAGGAATAAATAGGGGGGATATTTGAGACAAAACGAGTGCTCTTTCTGTGACGACGAGACAGTGGCCCTTTTCCCGTGTTTCGTCTATTCCTTTCGGTTCCTATCACTCTCAGCTCGCAATAATATCAGCGTGAATGATTGGCTAGTCCGTTCGGAT
The nucleotide sequence above comes from Daphnia carinata strain CSIRO-1 chromosome 3, CSIRO_AGI_Dcar_HiC_V3, whole genome shotgun sequence. Encoded proteins:
- the LOC130685605 gene encoding KICSTOR subunit 2-like translates to MADLATTNREENFLQTYFNGLAQSSFDKCKDAVDRERDTNKNQNGIWPYLMGTLSQLATTEKSYMALLFLVPKSFLRKENSLKSAYDTLRMECRRTEEFSKVTQLDLLVVHLLGQLAQFASARLELMEFYEKLSAFGTLKQNNLEELLPQIHKLSQTNDTKFHHPLMAPLKSSFSHECEILEHLLDANVEMASWNYLPALLKINETQAKLDTWAKIFQLRETRRLGLFKTPTSPQLYQWLVKFKCLSVSKFTLYFYEVLSKYSTPQDLKALCAKQSLDYVNLIQAFQRKADARAVSLILDVNGLDSFRGPGYVHPSKPVDTPKGLDSYPCIFTSPDKSIREIPYWPSVIMLLADRIQELSNYEKLVYVFDHRVQRTYFLQRVEPRLTLVLIFESKRMEKESYIISFMNEITQQLRGTRIFNCLKGTGS